In Mycoplasmopsis californica, one genomic interval encodes:
- a CDS encoding deoxyribonuclease IV: protein MIKLGSHVPFNSPHYLAGSAQTSINNGANTMMIFVGPPQSTKRVDTSRFQLEKFHAEYADKIAPSDIVVHAPYIINMASVEKGEFAVNFMIEEIKRVNFIGAKYIVLHPGASTKFDITLSLDTLAQNLIKVLENTENVVICLETMAGKGTEVCRNFEQIKYILDRVNNERVQVCLDTCHIWDSGYDLTDYENFKNLLHKSKIMKHIKVIHLNDSLNECGSRKDRHANIGQGKIGLKTLARFVHDKDWKDIPIILETPWTENGPIYDQEIKMLLEYK from the coding sequence ATGATTAAACTTGGTTCTCACGTCCCCTTTAATTCGCCACACTATTTAGCAGGCTCAGCACAAACAAGTATTAATAACGGGGCCAACACAATGATGATTTTTGTTGGTCCACCCCAGTCAACAAAACGAGTTGATACAAGTCGTTTTCAGCTTGAAAAATTTCATGCAGAATATGCTGATAAAATTGCGCCTAGCGATATAGTTGTACATGCTCCATATATTATTAATATGGCCTCGGTTGAAAAAGGAGAATTCGCCGTTAACTTTATGATTGAGGAAATAAAAAGAGTTAATTTTATCGGCGCTAAATATATAGTATTACATCCGGGTGCTAGCACTAAATTTGATATAACCTTAAGTCTTGATACATTAGCTCAAAATCTTATAAAAGTACTGGAAAATACTGAAAATGTAGTTATTTGCCTTGAAACAATGGCCGGAAAAGGTACAGAAGTTTGTCGTAATTTTGAGCAAATTAAATACATTCTAGATCGCGTTAATAATGAACGTGTTCAAGTATGTTTAGACACATGTCACATTTGAGATTCTGGTTACGATTTAACTGATTATGAAAATTTCAAAAACCTCTTACATAAGAGCAAAATTATGAAACATATTAAAGTTATACATTTAAACGATTCGCTAAATGAGTGTGGCTCGCGCAAAGATAGACATGCAAATATTGGTCAAGGTAAAATTGGATTAAAAACTTTAGCTCGCTTTGTGCACGACAAAGACTGAAAAGATATTCCAATTATTTTAGAAACACCTTGAACTGAAAACGGTCCTATTTATGACCAAGAAATTAAAATGCTTCTAGAATATAAATAA
- the rpoB gene encoding DNA-directed RNA polymerase subunit beta, with the protein MEQKVTKEYVNKYPYKISEFGAGTERRDYSVTKNIYQVQDFLKTSKESFEWFKKQGIEEAIRAHYPISSSNKLVVLDYISGSARIEAGSREYEDVTNAKVKGTNYSGKLYAKFRCTTTNDGLVKEDEVFLGEIPLMTSGGSFIINGSEKVIVSQLIRSPGAYFGRGVRNKQSDDLFNKLEILPRLGSWVEISHKVTSKNPDSVKIKIDKNKNVNIVTFLGALGLNHKDIHYLFGNSDVLKESIKKDKKLAPDLTPDQAIKNCQEELFRTIRKGDRVSDESIANLIPGLLFHKKHYNLSQTGRYMLNIKLNLVDRISGTILGQDLKIWDKEGNEIFLENGTPITHKLAVLIQWNFDNSKLPAEKLKCVKTDVVYAKLLSDETNSSLKRRDKIISISVYPSKKWMEKGKEPVRVIGTDPKANETHLVISDLIAAINYYFNLLDGIGQDDDPDALTNKRIVAVGELVQNNLKVGLAKLEKTTRERMGAKEPDKVSPKNVTNNKLISNQMKTFFNSSKLSQFMAQINPLAEISNERRITSLGPGGLNRDTAQFEVRDVHATHYGRICPIETPEGPNIGLILNFATYARVNEYGLLETPYYRVEKGVIDYSEPVYLTAAGEMGYKIAQSTVKVDENNKIVDEQLTIRHNYTYEMGLAEDIDFVEVAPNQMVSVAAGCIPFLENDDANRALMGANMQRQAVPLLETEAPFVATGIESEIAKYSSGNFVAKSDGVVDYVDGHKIKIKTNSNKNESYTLKNFQRSNQDTVVHQKPLVKEGQVVKKGDLLVDGSSFKNGELALGKNVLVAFSTYKGYNYEDAIILNERLVKDDVFTSIHIEEQTIQFRNSKAGNDELTSDIPNVSKYSTRHLDERGIVRVGSEVVPGDVLVGRVSPKGDDNPSQEEKLLLAVLQQRQHPVKDTSLKVKNGHGGTIIGVEILDRQNKDALEDGIDKIVKVSIAVKRKIKVGDKMSGRHGNKGVVSIVLPEEDMPHLEDGTPVDVMLNPQGVPSRMNIGQVLEIHLGMAARELKTKFVTRVFDGIKKEAIYDVIQEAGLPITGKQILIDPITGNKFDNPVSVGVMYMLKLNHMVDDKMHARSVGPYSLITQQPLGGKSQNGGQRFGEMETWAIESYGATNILQEILTYKSDDIIGRNQLYAALASGRELPKPGVPESFNVLKYELRGLGMKLDIDHVEVDEDEEAIQHFDIIGGLNE; encoded by the coding sequence ATGGAGCAAAAAGTTACCAAAGAATACGTTAACAAGTACCCATATAAAATAAGTGAATTTGGTGCCGGAACTGAACGTAGAGATTACTCAGTAACCAAAAATATTTATCAAGTTCAAGACTTTTTAAAAACTTCAAAAGAGTCGTTTGAATGATTCAAAAAGCAAGGTATTGAGGAAGCGATTAGAGCCCATTACCCAATTTCTTCTTCAAACAAATTAGTTGTTTTAGATTATATTTCAGGTAGCGCTCGCATTGAGGCAGGTTCTCGTGAGTATGAAGATGTAACAAACGCTAAGGTTAAAGGAACTAATTACTCAGGAAAACTATATGCTAAGTTTCGTTGTACAACAACTAATGACGGTTTAGTTAAAGAAGATGAGGTTTTCTTAGGCGAAATTCCTTTGATGACCTCTGGTGGAAGTTTTATCATTAACGGGAGTGAAAAAGTTATTGTTAGTCAATTAATTCGTTCTCCTGGGGCATATTTTGGTCGAGGCGTTCGTAATAAACAATCTGATGATCTGTTTAACAAATTAGAAATTTTACCTCGTCTTGGTTCGTGAGTTGAAATTTCTCATAAAGTTACTTCTAAAAACCCAGACAGCGTAAAAATTAAAATTGACAAAAACAAAAATGTTAACATTGTAACTTTTTTAGGCGCATTAGGCTTAAATCATAAAGATATTCACTATTTATTTGGAAATTCTGATGTTTTAAAAGAATCGATTAAGAAAGATAAAAAGTTAGCACCAGATCTTACACCTGATCAAGCAATCAAAAATTGTCAAGAAGAGTTATTTAGAACAATTAGAAAAGGTGATCGTGTTTCAGATGAATCGATTGCAAACTTAATTCCAGGTTTACTTTTTCATAAAAAACACTATAACTTAAGTCAAACTGGCCGTTATATGTTGAATATTAAATTGAACTTAGTAGATCGTATTTCAGGAACAATTTTGGGTCAAGACCTTAAAATTTGAGATAAAGAGGGCAACGAAATATTTCTTGAAAACGGTACACCAATAACTCATAAATTGGCTGTGCTAATTCAGTGAAACTTTGATAATTCAAAATTACCAGCTGAAAAACTAAAATGTGTAAAAACTGATGTAGTTTATGCAAAATTATTGAGTGATGAGACAAATTCATCGCTAAAAAGAAGAGATAAGATTATTTCAATTAGTGTTTATCCTTCGAAAAAATGAATGGAAAAAGGTAAAGAACCGGTTCGTGTAATTGGTACTGATCCTAAGGCAAACGAAACTCACCTTGTTATTTCTGACTTAATTGCAGCAATTAACTATTATTTCAATCTACTGGACGGTATTGGTCAAGATGACGATCCAGATGCATTAACTAACAAACGTATTGTGGCGGTTGGTGAATTGGTTCAAAATAACCTTAAAGTTGGTTTAGCTAAACTTGAAAAAACTACTCGCGAGAGAATGGGTGCTAAAGAACCGGATAAAGTTAGTCCAAAAAATGTTACAAACAATAAATTGATTTCAAATCAAATGAAAACATTTTTTAACTCTTCAAAATTATCACAGTTCATGGCCCAAATTAACCCATTAGCTGAGATTAGCAATGAAAGACGTATTACTTCTCTAGGGCCAGGTGGTTTAAATCGTGATACAGCACAGTTTGAGGTTCGTGACGTTCATGCCACTCACTATGGCCGTATTTGTCCAATTGAAACTCCTGAGGGGCCAAACATCGGGTTAATTTTAAACTTTGCTACATATGCTCGTGTTAATGAGTACGGATTACTTGAAACTCCTTATTACCGTGTTGAAAAAGGTGTAATTGATTATTCAGAACCTGTTTATTTAACCGCTGCTGGTGAGATGGGGTATAAAATTGCTCAATCGACTGTAAAAGTTGATGAAAATAATAAAATTGTTGATGAACAATTGACAATTAGACATAATTACACATATGAAATGGGCCTTGCTGAGGATATTGATTTTGTCGAAGTTGCACCAAACCAAATGGTTTCGGTAGCAGCTGGTTGCATTCCTTTCCTGGAAAACGACGATGCCAACCGTGCACTAATGGGTGCTAACATGCAACGTCAAGCTGTTCCGTTATTAGAAACTGAAGCACCATTTGTTGCTACCGGTATTGAAAGTGAGATTGCTAAGTATTCATCAGGTAACTTTGTAGCTAAGTCTGATGGTGTTGTTGATTATGTTGATGGACACAAAATTAAAATAAAAACTAATTCAAATAAAAATGAATCATACACATTGAAAAATTTCCAACGTTCAAACCAAGATACAGTAGTTCACCAGAAACCTTTAGTTAAAGAAGGTCAAGTTGTTAAAAAAGGTGATCTTTTAGTTGATGGCTCATCATTTAAAAATGGTGAATTAGCTCTAGGTAAAAATGTTTTAGTTGCCTTTAGTACATATAAAGGGTACAACTATGAGGATGCTATAATCTTGAACGAAAGATTAGTTAAAGATGATGTATTTACTTCAATCCACATTGAAGAACAAACAATTCAATTCAGAAATTCAAAAGCTGGAAACGATGAATTAACTAGCGATATCCCAAACGTATCTAAATATTCAACTCGGCACTTAGACGAAAGAGGGATTGTACGTGTTGGTTCGGAAGTGGTTCCAGGCGATGTTTTAGTTGGTCGTGTAAGTCCCAAAGGTGATGATAATCCATCGCAAGAGGAAAAATTATTGCTTGCCGTTTTACAACAAAGACAACACCCTGTAAAAGATACATCATTAAAAGTTAAAAATGGTCATGGCGGTACTATCATTGGTGTTGAAATTTTAGATCGCCAAAACAAAGATGCTCTTGAAGATGGTATTGACAAAATTGTAAAGGTATCAATTGCTGTTAAACGTAAAATTAAAGTGGGCGATAAAATGAGTGGACGTCACGGTAATAAAGGTGTTGTATCAATTGTGTTGCCTGAAGAAGATATGCCACACTTAGAAGATGGTACGCCAGTTGATGTTATGTTAAACCCACAAGGTGTTCCTTCGCGTATGAATATTGGCCAAGTCCTTGAAATTCACTTAGGTATGGCTGCTAGAGAACTAAAAACCAAATTTGTTACTCGTGTTTTTGACGGTATCAAAAAAGAAGCTATTTATGATGTTATCCAAGAAGCTGGATTGCCAATTACTGGAAAACAAATTCTAATTGATCCAATTACTGGAAATAAATTTGATAATCCTGTCTCGGTTGGAGTTATGTACATGCTTAAACTTAATCACATGGTTGATGACAAGATGCATGCTCGTTCTGTAGGTCCTTATTCATTAATTACTCAACAACCATTGGGTGGTAAATCGCAAAATGGTGGACAAAGATTTGGTGAGATGGAAACCTGAGCTATTGAATCTTATGGAGCAACTAACATCTTGCAAGAGATATTGACTTATAAATCGGATGATATTATCGGGCGTAATCAATTGTATGCTGCTTTGGCTTCGGGTCGTGAGTTACCAAAACCAGGTGTTCCTGAGTCATTTAATGTATTGAAATATGAGTTGCGTGGTTTAGGAATGAAATTAGATATTGACCACGTTGAAGTTGACGAAGATGAAGAAGCGATTCAACATTTTGACATTATAGGAGGCTTAAATGAGTAG
- a CDS encoding thioredoxin domain-containing protein, giving the protein MKKYNWDHAQKIISDKKYANFIFFVVFTKENDLETAIMSDTYEYVENHFKNENMVKFLEVDIEEAGIYRDINNIYLVMQVPMFFVIKANKILRRGAGFYPYEIIIDFIEENIE; this is encoded by the coding sequence ATGAAGAAATATAACTGAGACCATGCTCAAAAAATCATAAGTGATAAAAAATACGCAAATTTTATCTTTTTTGTTGTTTTCACAAAAGAAAATGACTTAGAAACCGCAATTATGAGTGATACATATGAGTATGTAGAAAATCACTTTAAAAACGAAAATATGGTTAAATTTTTAGAAGTAGATATTGAAGAAGCGGGAATATATCGCGATATTAATAATATTTATTTGGTAATGCAAGTACCCATGTTTTTTGTAATTAAAGCAAATAAAATACTGCGTCGGGGAGCGGGTTTTTATCCATATGAAATAATCATTGATTTTATTGAGGAAAATATTGAATAA
- the rpoC gene encoding DNA-directed RNA polymerase subunit beta', translating to MSRYNKDNKTLIDKITLSLATDKDVQSWSNGEVTKPETINYKSYKPEREGLFDEIIFGPTTDYKCPVCNTKYKRSDENTDCVRTPMCVKHKSKILPKISRRSRMGHIQLKNPVVHFWFFKIDHSIISKLLGLKVANSSRSVTKSELEKLIYYKSHIVLEDGGLKSLKKNTIIDISEAALVYFEALKELRENFDPQGDEYDQEAYEVIDEALNDLREQATSKMGQDYGIDFYEYNEIIHEYSDALISTGSKAIEYLLENVNPQEEADKLEEEIRELSAQIAANPWANAKIQERAKLYKRFSVINAFIKSGQDPKSMLIYNLPVIPADLRPLVQLDGGRHSTSDINELYRRIIIRNNRLKKWEESDAPMLIKQNEYRMIQEAVDSLIDNARRKPNPVASKDGRPFKSISDALTGKKGRFRQNLLGKRVDYSGRSVIVVGPELKMHQVGIPREMAAKLFEPWIINELIKSDKNSINSIKAGKKAVENLDPIIWPYVEKAIEGRPVLLNRAPTLHRLSIQAYEPVLIRGKAIKLHPLSCTPFNADFDGDQMAVHVPISPEATREARELMLASKNILGPKDGEPIINPGQDMILGLYYLTMEKAGGLGEGKFFATYEDMLTAYENKAISIHSRVVLPIEQANKKWINSDEKNKYIISTVGKFIFNRAFPNTFEFIFGKYITPDGKEIVHTSAKGEHLSHYLLPAGSNFPDLIAQMPINLALTKKDIAKIVRRVYDQYVSVICMEDLAAILQDINSNDLDKIFEKCASLTTYNNETLNSSHAEILTKLITEEFNKINHSVLNRNELKIPAWNIEDHTLLLEKVWFKYTNVVANVLDKIKSLGFHFSTISGTTIAVSDVITLPSTKDKIKEGEAYIEKLKSFFAEGMLTDDERYSLSIKKWAEIKNSIEDELKKVTKSDPHNPLFMMFTSGARGNSSNFVQLAGMRGLMNNNVKILKADAENERVVRSTVEIPVKSSFLEGLTAYEFYSSTHGARKGLTDTALNTAKSGYLTRRLVDVAQGIVVREEDCGTDYGFVVRDIKDSKTNTIIESLAERIEGRFTNKPVIDADGNQIIGVNELITPEIASQISENGIEEVEIRSVLSCYTRNGVCKKCYGKDLALNRVVNIGEAVGVVAAQSIGEPGTQLTMRTFHTGGVAGVVDITGGFGRLMELIDAYDSPWGRPAIIAPGYGCVNSITTPFDHGRDFKVIEIEIYNEKGELETIKYETKADRRIVVKEGQKLQPGQKIVEGPIVLGDLLKYADTRSVQNYLLKEIQKLYRLQGISIADKYIEIIIRQMLSKVLITDPGDSRFFSGSLVDILAFQKESARLLAKGQKPPFGEVKIKGAKQTPLLSDSFLAAASYQETPKILVNASIASQTDNLEGLKENIILGHKIPAGTNSNFELKGKYDIRDPRSYFSGKYEDISTDIEQPHDFIFDMEIDHQQDIDEMFRQFNVHEVEDNFSLLEEEIE from the coding sequence ATGAGTAGATATAATAAAGATAATAAGACTTTAATTGATAAAATCACTCTATCATTAGCCACTGATAAAGATGTACAATCTTGATCAAATGGTGAAGTTACAAAACCAGAAACCATTAATTATAAAAGTTATAAACCTGAGCGCGAGGGACTTTTTGATGAAATAATTTTTGGTCCAACAACCGATTACAAATGTCCAGTATGTAACACAAAATACAAAAGAAGTGATGAAAATACAGATTGTGTTCGCACCCCTATGTGTGTAAAACACAAATCAAAAATTTTGCCAAAAATAAGCCGTCGTAGTCGGATGGGGCACATTCAATTAAAAAATCCAGTTGTTCATTTCTGATTTTTCAAAATCGACCATTCAATTATTTCGAAGCTTTTAGGTTTAAAAGTAGCAAATAGTTCTCGCTCGGTTACAAAATCTGAGTTAGAAAAATTAATTTACTACAAAAGCCACATCGTCTTGGAAGATGGTGGTCTAAAATCACTGAAAAAGAATACAATTATTGATATTAGTGAAGCTGCACTTGTCTATTTTGAAGCGCTTAAAGAATTACGTGAAAATTTCGATCCACAGGGCGATGAATATGACCAAGAAGCTTACGAAGTTATTGATGAAGCTCTTAATGATTTACGTGAGCAAGCAACTTCAAAAATGGGTCAAGACTATGGTATTGACTTTTATGAATATAATGAAATTATCCACGAATATTCTGATGCGTTAATTTCCACTGGTTCTAAAGCTATTGAGTATTTATTAGAAAATGTAAACCCACAAGAAGAAGCTGACAAGTTAGAAGAAGAAATTCGTGAGTTAAGTGCTCAAATCGCCGCAAATCCTTGAGCAAATGCTAAAATTCAAGAAAGAGCCAAATTATATAAGCGTTTTTCAGTAATTAATGCCTTCATTAAGTCGGGACAAGATCCAAAATCAATGTTAATATACAACCTTCCTGTTATCCCCGCCGACTTACGTCCGCTAGTTCAATTGGATGGCGGTCGCCACTCAACAAGTGATATTAATGAATTGTACCGTCGGATCATTATCCGAAATAATCGTTTGAAAAAATGAGAAGAAAGCGATGCTCCAATGTTGATTAAACAAAATGAGTATCGTATGATTCAAGAGGCTGTCGATTCTTTAATTGACAACGCCAGAAGAAAACCGAATCCGGTCGCTTCAAAAGATGGTCGTCCATTTAAATCAATTTCTGATGCCTTAACTGGTAAAAAAGGTCGTTTCCGTCAAAACCTACTAGGTAAAAGGGTTGATTATTCAGGCCGTTCAGTTATTGTTGTTGGTCCAGAATTAAAAATGCACCAAGTCGGAATTCCACGAGAAATGGCAGCAAAATTATTTGAGCCTTGAATCATTAATGAATTAATTAAATCAGACAAAAACTCAATCAATTCAATTAAAGCGGGTAAAAAAGCAGTTGAAAATCTAGATCCAATTATTTGGCCATACGTTGAAAAAGCAATTGAAGGCCGTCCTGTATTACTTAACCGTGCTCCAACATTGCACCGTTTAAGTATTCAAGCTTATGAGCCGGTGCTAATTCGTGGAAAAGCGATTAAATTACACCCACTTTCATGTACCCCTTTTAACGCTGACTTCGATGGTGACCAGATGGCTGTTCACGTACCAATTAGTCCTGAAGCTACTCGTGAAGCCCGTGAATTAATGCTTGCTTCCAAAAATATTCTAGGTCCAAAAGATGGTGAGCCTATTATTAACCCAGGACAAGACATGATTTTAGGTTTATATTACCTAACAATGGAAAAAGCGGGGGGATTAGGTGAAGGTAAATTCTTTGCAACTTATGAAGATATGCTAACAGCATATGAAAATAAAGCAATAAGCATTCACTCTAGAGTTGTATTACCAATCGAACAAGCAAATAAAAAATGAATTAACAGCGATGAAAAAAACAAGTATATTATTTCAACAGTTGGTAAATTTATTTTTAACCGTGCTTTTCCAAATACTTTTGAATTTATTTTTGGTAAATATATTACCCCTGATGGAAAAGAAATCGTTCACACATCAGCTAAGGGAGAACATTTAAGTCATTATTTACTGCCTGCGGGCTCAAATTTTCCTGACTTGATTGCACAAATGCCAATTAATTTAGCGCTTACCAAAAAAGACATCGCTAAGATTGTTCGTCGTGTTTATGACCAATATGTTAGTGTTATTTGCATGGAAGATTTAGCGGCTATTTTACAAGATATTAATAGCAATGATTTAGATAAGATTTTTGAAAAGTGCGCTTCTTTAACTACTTACAATAATGAAACTTTAAATAGTTCGCATGCTGAGATTTTAACTAAATTAATAACAGAAGAATTCAATAAAATTAATCACAGTGTTTTAAACCGTAATGAATTAAAAATACCAGCCTGAAACATTGAAGATCACACATTATTACTGGAAAAAGTATGATTTAAATACACTAATGTTGTCGCCAATGTTCTTGACAAAATTAAGTCATTAGGTTTTCATTTTTCAACAATTTCAGGAACAACAATTGCTGTTAGTGATGTAATCACTTTACCTTCAACCAAAGACAAAATTAAAGAAGGTGAAGCTTACATTGAAAAATTAAAATCGTTCTTTGCTGAAGGTATGTTAACCGATGATGAAAGATACTCATTATCAATTAAAAAATGAGCAGAAATTAAAAATTCTATTGAGGATGAGTTGAAAAAAGTAACTAAATCCGATCCTCATAACCCATTATTCATGATGTTTACATCAGGAGCGCGTGGTAACTCAAGTAACTTCGTTCAACTAGCTGGAATGCGTGGATTGATGAATAACAACGTTAAAATTCTTAAAGCCGACGCCGAAAATGAAAGAGTTGTTCGTTCAACTGTTGAAATTCCAGTTAAATCTTCATTCCTTGAAGGTCTAACAGCTTATGAATTCTATTCATCTACTCACGGGGCTAGAAAAGGGCTAACTGATACTGCTCTTAACACGGCTAAGTCAGGTTACTTGACACGTCGTTTAGTGGACGTTGCACAAGGTATTGTGGTTCGCGAAGAAGATTGTGGAACCGATTATGGCTTTGTTGTCCGTGACATTAAGGACTCAAAAACAAACACAATTATTGAGTCATTAGCCGAAAGAATCGAAGGACGTTTCACTAACAAACCTGTTATTGATGCTGATGGAAATCAAATTATAGGCGTTAATGAATTAATAACACCTGAGATTGCTAGTCAAATCAGTGAAAATGGCATTGAAGAAGTTGAAATAAGATCAGTTCTGTCTTGCTACACACGTAATGGTGTATGTAAAAAATGTTACGGAAAAGATTTAGCATTAAACCGTGTTGTTAATATCGGAGAGGCAGTTGGAGTTGTTGCAGCGCAATCAATTGGTGAACCCGGAACGCAGCTAACTATGCGTACTTTCCACACCGGTGGTGTTGCCGGGGTTGTTGATATTACAGGCGGTTTTGGTCGTTTGATGGAATTAATCGATGCTTACGATTCACCTTGAGGACGTCCGGCTATTATCGCACCTGGATACGGGTGTGTGAATTCAATCACAACTCCATTTGACCACGGCCGCGATTTTAAGGTTATAGAGATAGAAATTTATAACGAAAAAGGCGAGTTAGAAACTATAAAATATGAAACGAAAGCTGACCGTCGGATTGTTGTCAAAGAAGGACAAAAACTACAACCAGGGCAAAAAATTGTTGAAGGACCTATTGTTTTAGGCGATTTATTAAAATATGCTGACACACGTTCAGTTCAAAATTACTTATTAAAAGAAATCCAAAAACTTTATCGTTTACAAGGTATCTCAATCGCTGACAAATATATTGAAATTATTATTCGTCAAATGCTTTCAAAAGTTCTAATCACAGACCCTGGAGATTCTAGATTTTTCTCAGGTTCATTAGTCGATATCTTAGCATTCCAAAAAGAATCAGCACGTTTATTAGCTAAAGGGCAAAAACCACCATTTGGTGAGGTTAAAATTAAAGGAGCTAAACAAACGCCGTTATTATCTGATTCGTTCTTGGCTGCCGCTTCATATCAAGAAACGCCAAAAATTTTAGTTAACGCTTCAATTGCGTCACAAACTGATAATCTAGAAGGTTTAAAAGAGAATATTATTTTAGGTCATAAAATTCCAGCGGGTACAAACTCAAATTTTGAACTTAAAGGAAAATATGATATCAGAGATCCTCGTAGTTACTTTAGTGGTAAATATGAAGATATATCTACCGATATTGAACAACCTCATGATTTCATTTTTGATATGGAAATAGATCATCAACAAGATATTGATGAAATGTTTAGACAATTTAATGTTCATGAAGTAGAAGACAATTTCAGTTTACTTGAAGAGGAAATTGAATAA
- a CDS encoding ABC transporter permease — translation MNKKQRTRNLYKPYFKKIEKKKHEQIVSTKSLNFGIELIKFILFIFLMFVFVVAHYGTRMFGQNTGKIFMQFYLYSFGLAFGDLIWFVLIGLFCSLIINWLESILKRYYSVWVKNYTRVDYWLIRKRVKFWIYLTLATIAIGYHWYLLSQRPISSKIVYNHEDFKTFFTHGWYYSFTQSETEALKVVNATGNVGVFIDTILNILHIISVGPWFVLILMIAIQTLAWTYLLTLKPIDYLKNLTGSKTIPHVREHLKKLNTVFYYTPEAQRYLDYLSSAAKVLELDIETISMNKLLRLMKQNMDILSHNPLTSVYFIQKNKHKKNQTNNEQYHATIDEEILNQEELDEFKNNQHYTGTTDISIQNSQIQDENYLFNADEENTTNLIFDKEADKTTNTQSFLYSQSQDIEHPIQNTTANNLASAQLQTNEIDKTREVYSIDTKEFQEGMTSPLQINPKAELHTDSMVLVMQNNTQNINENIENIDLISQNSSFSPTLTHSVNLRQTNDSTNSENYGFVQLNTQEVELMNEEVKHEQEIQRLNPRDKSYKQGWKNVLENNMNDDDNWIDPF, via the coding sequence ATGAATAAAAAACAAAGAACAAGAAACTTATATAAACCCTATTTTAAAAAAATAGAAAAAAAGAAGCATGAGCAAATTGTATCTACTAAATCATTGAACTTTGGTATCGAACTTATCAAGTTTATTTTATTCATTTTTTTAATGTTTGTTTTTGTAGTTGCACACTATGGCACCAGAATGTTTGGTCAAAATACCGGAAAAATATTTATGCAATTTTATTTATATTCATTCGGTTTGGCTTTTGGTGATTTAATTTGATTTGTTTTGATTGGTTTATTTTGTTCTTTAATTATTAATTGATTAGAATCTATTCTCAAGCGTTATTATAGCGTTTGAGTCAAAAATTATACGCGAGTAGATTATTGATTAATTCGAAAACGTGTCAAGTTTTGAATTTATTTAACACTTGCAACCATAGCGATTGGATATCACTGATATTTATTATCTCAAAGACCAATTTCAAGCAAAATTGTCTATAATCACGAAGATTTTAAGACATTTTTTACACACGGATGATATTATTCATTCACACAAAGTGAGACTGAGGCGTTGAAAGTTGTTAATGCGACAGGCAATGTCGGAGTCTTTATTGACACAATTCTAAATATTTTACACATAATTTCAGTGGGGCCATGATTTGTGTTGATATTAATGATCGCAATTCAAACATTAGCATGAACATATTTATTAACCTTAAAGCCAATTGACTATTTAAAAAATTTAACAGGATCTAAAACTATTCCGCACGTACGCGAACACTTGAAAAAACTAAATACAGTATTTTATTACACACCAGAAGCACAAAGATATCTAGATTATTTAAGCTCGGCGGCAAAGGTTTTGGAATTAGATATTGAAACTATCTCAATGAATAAATTATTACGATTAATGAAGCAAAATATGGATATTCTCAGTCATAATCCTTTAACAAGTGTTTATTTTATTCAAAAAAATAAACACAAAAAAAATCAAACTAATAATGAACAATATCATGCGACAATTGATGAAGAAATATTAAATCAAGAAGAGCTTGATGAGTTTAAAAACAACCAACATTACACAGGAACTACTGATATATCAATACAAAATTCACAAATTCAAGATGAAAATTATTTATTCAATGCAGATGAAGAGAATACTACCAATTTAATTTTTGATAAAGAAGCTGATAAAACAACAAACACTCAATCCTTTTTATACTCTCAAAGTCAAGACATTGAACATCCAATCCAAAATACAACTGCAAATAATTTAGCTTCAGCTCAATTACAAACAAATGAAATTGACAAAACAAGAGAAGTTTACAGCATTGATACAAAAGAGTTTCAAGAAGGAATGACATCACCATTGCAAATTAACCCCAAAGCTGAATTACACACTGATTCGATGGTTCTTGTAATGCAAAATAATACTCAAAATATTAACGAAAATATTGAAAATATAGATTTAATTAGTCAAAATTCATCATTCTCACCAACCTTAACTCATTCTGTAAATTTAAGACAAACAAATGATTCTACCAATTCAGAAAATTACGGTTTTGTTCAACTTAACACCCAAGAAGTGGAATTGATGAATGAAGAAGTAAAACACGAACAAGAAATCCAAAGATTAAATCCGCGCGACAAATCATACAAGCAAGGATGAAAAAATGTTCTCGAAAATAATATGAATGACGATGACAACTGAATTGACCCATTTTAA